In the Equus caballus isolate H_3958 breed thoroughbred chromosome 26, TB-T2T, whole genome shotgun sequence genome, ttacTCCCCAGGCAGGCATGTCCCATTCTGCCATAGCCACAATCTTggagaacaagaacaaagtgatgaaggctgttaaaggatctgcctCATTGAAGGCAAGGAGACCaacaaaaattcaagaagggCCTGGAGAAGCTTCTAATGACCTGGACTGAAGACCAGGCACGGAAGCGTGTCCTCAGCACTGTGACGATaatggccaaagcaaaaagttggTTTGCAATTgatgaaagaaaaggctggatcCGATTGTGATGTTGAATTTGCTGCTAGGTGTGGGTGGTTTAAATGATTAAAGAATGTTGTTCGTCACATAATGTGAAAGTGGTGAGTCTgcgagtgctgatgtgaaggcagctgaggaATTTTTGGAAACTGGATGAGCTgactgtggaggaaaattacttgccagagaaGATAGTCAATATGGATGAACCTCCCTATGCTGGAAACAGATGCTTGAAAGTACTTttatccataaggaggccaagtcaacaaaaggtttcaaggcttttaaggacaggataacagtctgaCTTGCGGGCAGtattgcaggctacaaattgaaacttTGTGACCTGGCACAGTGGGAACCCCAGGATCTTCAAGCGTATCAATAAGCATACACTGCCAGTGcactacaggagcaataagagGTCATGGATGACCCaactcctcttccaagatgccctcctgaattgctatgccagcaaaatggagaggtgctatttggagaataacatacctttcaagattttgtttattgttgatgtcctggacatcctccttttattggtgatcttcatcccaatatcaaagtggtGTTTCTGCCTCCagacaccacctctttgatccaaccaatggatcaaggagttttagcagcttttaaggcctacccCCTGAGGAGGACATTTGCCCAGGCTatttgctgcaactgaggaagacattGAGAccattctggaaggattacactATGACTACACCAAGAACCTTGCTtaggcttggggtgatgtcacaaaggagtgtatgaatggaatctggaagaagacactcaggAGGTTTGTCCGTGAcatcaaaggatttgccaaggatgaggaggttgcagaaatcaacaaggctgtgttGAGATGGCAAACGACTTTAACTcaggtgtggatgaggatgacatggaggagctcctagaggtggttcctgaggaactgaCTACTGAGGacttgttggaactggaacaggcggacatagctgaagaagaggcaagagaaaaggaaactgcaggagaaggaaaagagggacaCTCAAGAAAAATTTTCAGTGAAGGATTTAGCAGAAGCATTTGCAGACTTCAACAAGCTCTTTGAAAAGTGTGAAAACGTGGAACATAACACTGAAAAGCTTTCATTAATAGACAGGAATGTTCGTGGTGGATTATCTGCTTACAAGAAAATCTGTGATAAacaaaaccaagcaaaccaccatggacatgtTTCTGCAAAGAGTggcacctcctcaagaagagcctcaggcaggtccttcaggaggtgttccagaagaaggcactgTTATCACAGGAGGTGACAGCTCCATGAGTGTtactgcccctgaagaccttccagtgggtcAAGATGTGAAGGTGAAGACGGTGATATTGATCATCCTGAcgctgtgtaggcctaggctaatgtgtgtgtttgtgtcttagtttttaacagaaaactttaataaagaaaaatttttaaatagaaaaaagcttatagaataaggttataaagaaaggaaatttttgtacagctgtaaaATGTGTGTTTAAGCCAAGCATTATTACAAGAgtcaaaaagctaaaaaaaattaaagtttatcaaGTAACAAAGTTACAGTATGccaaggttaatttattattattaataaatttaatgtaGCCCACGTGTACAGTGTTAACACAGTCCACAGGAGTGTCCAGTAACGCCCTAGCCTTCAtgttcactcaccactcactcactcccCCAGAGCAATGTCCAGTCCAGCAAGCTCccttcatggtaagtgccctatacaggtgtactatattttgattttaccttttctatgtttagatatgtttagatgcACAAATACTTACCACTGTATTACACTCGCCTACAGTATGCAGCACAGTAACGTGCTGTACAGGTTTGTCGCCTAGGAGCAGTAGGCTCTACCATacacctaggtgtgtagtaggctgtactgtctaggtttgtgtaagtacactctgtgatggtCACACAAAGATGAATTTGCCTAAAGATGCGTTTCTTAGAACGTGTCCCCATTGTTACGTGATGCATGACCATAATTAAATGTGGAACAAATGAGCGGTTCTTAAGTTGGATGGTTGCAATCCTGCTGTCTGCTATGTGGAGTAGAAATAAGTGGAATTAAACCTTGGAAAATTTGGCCAAGCTGGTGTGGAATTTTCAGAGTGAGCCCAAATGGTGGTTTCATGAGCGAGCAAGTGTGCAAGTCATGCCTCAAGAAGTTTGCCAGGTATTGGAGGAGTTTAcgctgtttttatttcatttctcgaGAAACCCTGCGAGTCTTCGTTAGCTGTAATTGCTCCCTCACCACCCCCCCATATCAAATCATTCACTGAGTCCTGCCACTTCAATTTCCTACATTCCTCTTTTATGTCAACAGCTTTAtaaagatataattgacaaacattaaactgcacatatttaaagtgtgcaattgaATAAGGTTGATGTGTGTTATTTAGGTAGAATCagacagtatgtactcttttttactctagtttctttcactcagcaaaattgTGATGACATTCGTCAATAGTctgtatcaatagtttatttctttttattgccaaatagtatgccattgtatggatataccacagtttgcttatcaGTTTACATATTGATGGATATTAGTgttgtttataaataaaactgctataaacattcatgtacaagttgtTGTATGGGCacattctttaattttcttgggtaaatacctaggagtgaaatggcTTGATCATAATAGCGGGGATATGTTTGTCTTTAAGAAAATGCCAAGCTGTTTTCCgaagtggttgtatcatttttgCTTCCCCCTAGCAGTGCATGAGAATGCCTGTTCTTCTGCGTCCTCAGCagcacttggtatggtcagtgtttttaattatagccgttctagTAGGTTTCTCTCTGtcgttttcatttgcatttctctaatgactaattgtattgagcatcttttcatgtgcttcttcaCCATTGTATATCTTCGGTGAAATGCTCTTCAGATCttatgcccattttttaaaaatggcttttattaaaaattaaattttgtgagttctttgtattCTAGAATCAAGTTCTTTATCAGACGTGTGATTTACAAATCCTAgcctgtagcttgtctttttattatcttAACAGTCTCTTTGAAAGagcactttttaattttgatgtctaatttatcaaatttttcttttatggattgtgtcTAAGGTGTCCCTGCTTAACCCAAGGTCACGaaggttttctcctgtgttttcttctagttgtataggtttatgttttatgtttagaTCTGTGCtgcattttgagttcatttttgtatatggtacaGATATGTatcaaacttcatttttttgcaccTAGATATtgaattgttccagcaccatttgttgaaaagtctgtcCGTTCTCCACTGAATTGCGTTTGcagctttgtcaaaaatcagttgtgcatAAATGTATAGGTCTATTTCAGGACTCTCTGTTCTCTTGATCTATTTGTGTGTCTTTATAtgaataccacactgtcttgattactgtcgctttataataagtcttgaaatcagatagtgttAGTCCTTCAACTTTATGCTTTATCAGCGTTGTTttgactgttctcattctttgaattttcatatgaactttagaatcagtttgtcaatttctaataaaaaagtctgctaggattttgattgcgATTCTTTTGGATCTGTAAGTCACTTTGGGAGAATTGATGTCTAAATAAATTTGAATCTTTCTATCGATGGACAAGACATCCCTCTGCATTTGTGTAGGTTTTCTCTAAATTCTTTCAGCAACGTTTTGTggtttttagtgtacaggtcttgcacatcttttgtcagaattatccctaagtatttttatatttaatttaaggTCTGAttatttgttgctagtatatagaaatatagttgagtttttgtatattgatcttgtatcttgtAACCTTGCTAAACTTACTAGTtcaagtagcttttttttttgataaattttttcacatttttccataTACACAATCATGACTTATGTATAAAGACAgtctttacttcttccttcccatgctggatgccttttatttattcatatatttattttgccttatttGCACTGACAAGAACCtgcagtaaaatgttgaatagaagtggtgaaagcagatatTTTCGTTTGTTCCatatcttagggggaaagcatccaGATCACCAGCTAGGATGATGTTAGTTGCAGGTTTTTCAAAGATACTCTTTATAAGGTTGAAGAGGGTCCTTTCTATCCCTAGTTTGCTGCGAGTGTAATAAAAAATGGGCATGAGAATTTAagtgcttttttgtgtgtgtctagtgaactgatcacgtgatttttctttttctcatttgctaATATGGTGATTTGCATTGATTGGTTTTCAGATGTTAAGCCAATCTTGCATTCTTGGGCTAAACCCTACTTGGTCATCCTGTAttgtcctttttatatattatagtagtcaatttgctaaaattttgtttaggattttttcatttatgttcgTCAGGGACATtggtctgtttttttcttttcttgtaacgTCTTTGTCTgtcttggtatcagggtaatgctggcctcataaaacaagttcagaattgttttcctattttctggaTCAGTTTGTATCAAAATTGGTATTTTTCccttaaacatttggtagaatttaccagtgaagccatttgggtctgtagttttctttgcgGGAGGGTTTGTaactacaaatttaatttctttagtaaatatagggctattcaggttatctgtttattcttgagtgagttttggtagttgGTATTTTTCAGGGACTTTTggctaagttgtcaaatttattgcaGAAATTGTTTATGATATTCCCTTACCATCCTTTTAATAgtagtcatttcacctctctcaTTCTCgaatattggtaatttgtgtcttatCTCTTTTTATTGATCAGTCTCACTAGAGGTATATCggttttattgatcttctcagtGAACTAgtatttggtttcattgatttgcTCTAtggtttttctgtttcctgatttcagaggtttctgctctgatctttgttattagCATTAATAGTATTGTCTTACTTTACATTTAATTTGCTCctcttttttcagtttcttaaggtggaagctgagaTCATTGACTTGAGGCCTTTTTCTTTTGCTACGAAGGTGTTTAGTGCTATAAATGTCCTCTTAAGTACTGCTTTCGTGGCATCCCCCCagttttttaatgttgttttcatttttgttcatttcaaagtagtttatgttttcccttttgatttcttctttgatctgtaGGTTATTTGACCCATAGATATATGTTTAGTTTccaagtattttgggattttttccaagatttttctGTGTGACTCGAATCCCTTTAgatttgttgagacttgcttcatggcccagaatgtggtcgaCCTTGGTAAATGTTCCGTGTGCTTGAGAACAGTGCGTATCCTGCTGTTGTCTGGTGGAGGGTTCTATAAATGTCAGATAAATTGGTTGATGGTGGTGTTCACTTTTTCTctatctttgctgattttctgtatGCTAGTTCCATCCATTACTGAGGGAGGAACGTTAAAAGTCTCCAACTATTGTGGTGGGTTTGTCTGTTTGTCTTTTCAGTTCTGTTAATTTTTGCTTCCTCTGTGCTGAAGCTCTGTTATCTGCTACAGACACATTTAGGACTGTTGTGCCTTCTTGGTGAACCCAGCATTATgtattgtcttttttcccctggtaattttctttgttctgaaatctactttgtctgatattactGTAGCCACTtgagctttcttttgattaatgtttttacatgataaatgtttttctgtccttttacttttaattattgtTTACTTGGATGACTTTCCCACTAGGCTTGGCTAAGAGTGAATGGTTGCTTGGGAAATTTTCTTATGAGTTTTGAACCCTGTTTGTGTGGAATTACACAAAATTCCATCCTTTTTCTCATCACTTCCTTCCTTGCTGAATTTGTCCATGTTCAATTTGGTCTTTCCTGCTTTCTATGAGACTCCCACCTTTCGTGCTAACACCACCACTGTCAAGTATTTACTGTGGATCTGTTGTATGTTTGCCTCTGTTCAGGGTGCTGGGGATAGAGCAACAAAATCCGTCTTTCTAGAGCAGTTATGTCTTAGTGGAGTGAGACAGAAAGTAAACATATACATACTCTTTCAGTGGTGATAAAGTgctgtgggaaaaaaaataaagcattgagTAAGTGAAATAGAGTAACgaggctgggggggtgggggcaaggaCGATATTGCTTTAgaagtggtcagagaaggcctctctgacaCGGTGACATTTGGACAGAAACATGATGGAAGTGAGGGATGAGTTATGGGCACAGAACATTTCTGGCAGAAGGAACATTGAGTGCAAAGACCTAGGATGGGAATATCTTTGGGAGAAGAATGTACCAGAACAAAGTAAGTGATGTGATGTCAAAAGGTCATCTTAACCAGCCGGAACATCGCAGAATCCTGAAACACTGCATTGAAACTGTCCTTTACCAACGCTGTGGTCCAAACCACACAATACAAGGGAGGCTCGCACGTTCAGAACTGAGAGGAGCGGCGGGCGGGAATAGAGAGGCTTCTTCCTTTGTGTTGTTGCCCAGCTGAGTGCTGATGCAGTTGTCGATCTTTAAGACCAGTGAGCTCTATGAGATGCCTGTTCGGAGTAGAGGAATGTTAAATTCTTTCTCTCATCCAAGATTCAAGTCATTTTCTTTTCGTTCCTTGTCAGTTCTTGAATGTGCAAGATAGTCTTGGACAAGTCCCAGACCTTTCTTAatctttttcctcatttgtaaagtgtgGCTGATTGTACTTACTGTATCTCTTAGGTACATTGAGTCACTTGAAAACTCCTTTGGAAAATTAGAAGACTAATACATGTTTTCACAAAAAACGTCAACTAATGGTTTGAAAAATTGAGTCTTGTTGAACAGCAAGTTCGGTCCTCGCACCCCTAAGTTTACCATACTTCTTGTGTTTCCCGCTGTATGTAGTGTCACACTGCTTTTTTGCTACCACAAAGTTTGTTTGGATTCAGATTTTTACGCGAGTGTAACGGGAAAAGGCCGTAGGAAAAGGGATATTGGGTATACACTACACTTCTGTTTTGCTGGTCAGCTGGCATTTCTATCTTGacaaagagtgtgtgtgtgtggctgatGTCTTTATCTGGGGAAggagtaaaatgaaaacattgacCAAATTAGCGGAATTGTTGTATTTCAGAAAGCAGGAAttcacaaatttttattttattgcaggtATTTCTTGGTGGATTTTTATGCACCACCAACAGCTGTTGAAAGCATAATGGAGTACTTGTCTCGAGACATTGATGTGATTAGACCGAATGTTGTAAAACACCCTCTGACCCAGGAAGTAAAAGAGTGTGGAGGGATTGTCCCGGTCCCACTTGAAGAGAAACTCTATTCCATGAAGAAGAGGAAGTGAGAAGATTCACCAGATTTTAGCCTTATGTTTAAGTCTCTCACTTTTGAGCATCGTGGATTAATAATTTACAAGCTTGACCTTTATACAAGAGTGTGTTCCAGGtgccatttgatttttaaaaggtattttttgGCTCTTGATTCCCTTTGCTCTGAGAGGTGTGGGAATGGCTTGCTTAGAGCCACTTTGTCATCTGTGGTCCCAGTACActggttttgattttgtttcattAGTGTGATTTCTTTGTCAGtgaggactttgtgccctgcaacgACACCAATATCATCTTGAACAgcaaaactcaggaaaactgCCTTGGATCGCGAGCCAGTCGTTCAGGCTGTATAaccatgcaaaataaaattttaaggcCGCTGCATTATGTGAGTAACTTCTTACCAGagtaaaacatgattttaaaaaactgcaggaAGTGTTTTGTGTCTTCCCCTACCCGGCACAGTGCATTACCCCAGGCCTCGCAGCGCCCATCTGCCCAGAAGGCTGGCCGTGTGTGGGAAGGGTGACCCGCTTTCCAGCCCGATTGCAGAGACGGGGAGAAGCAGGGGTTAGGGCCGAGTGGGGGGGTGTCTGTCTCTTGACTAATGGGCATTGTGTATTCTATAAAATCAGGAACTTTGTATCTCACAGTTAACTTGTTGTGGTGGGTGCTGCTTTTTGTGGAGAGACACGTCTACATGAGGTCTCACACTGCTCCCTCTCGTTCCTTTGCCATGAGCACCTGCCTCCTCCGCTGTCCCTCGGCCCTGGCATGCCCCTTTTGGGAGGTAGCCGCCTCTGagttctgctcctcctcccttctgcccACTCCTCTGATGAGTTGAAAGCCAAGTGCTTTTGAGTTGGGGAGGCCCAAAGAGTAGCTGGCACAGAGCCTGTGGCTGGTGACATACTGAGCTCTTAATTTAGGGGGACTTGTATGAAGATACAgctctcctttttttgttttttatttgatactcataaaaatctgttttttaaaaagatgtcctggaaataaaaagacaagttttaTTTCGAGGATTTTTTTTGCAGGGGAGAGGTTGGGTTCGGCATGTTGTTATATGGTCGTGCTCCGCATAATGACATCTCAGTCAACGACGGGCTGCAAATACAGGGTGGTCCCATAAgtttagtaccatgtagcctagctGTGTGGTAGGCTctcccatctaggtttgtctaagtacactcttgatgttcgcacaacgatgaaatcacctaacaacacatttctcagaacggatccctgtcattaagcgacgcatgactgttCTTTGAGACTAAGAACCAACTAGTCTTTGCTTGAAATGCTTATAATTAGGGTTaccaaatttagcaaataaaaatgcaggatagtcagttaaatttgaatttcagataaatatgtCATTCTTTCGCATAAGTATGCTCCAAATACTGCCTAGAACATACTTATAGCAACAACTGATGCgttgtttatttgaaatgcaaatttacctgggtgtcctgtattttctGTGGTAACCTTAGTTTAACTCACGTAAAGGAATGAGCACTGTCTAGGCAGAGACGGTCTGCTCTGCCCGGCACAGCTCTTAAGAAGGAAATGAAGCCAGCATCCAGCATCCTGGCTTTGCAACTGGCTCTATCAGCAGTGAGGTGAGTTTGAAGAGGATCAGGAGTTACAGAAGAGAACACAGCTGGCGGGCTCTAATTTGCCTCCAACTCTTAACTCCCTCAACCCACCAGAAAACCCACTGAGAAACTAACTGAAATTTCATTCCTGGTCAGTTCCAGATAATCTGTTTCGTAAGCCTGAATTTACGCCACAGTCTTAGAATCAGTAAGTGCTAcctgccttttaaaaaacttctttaaaaagttCCACACGTGGTCTCCACCACAGGCCTGGGAAGCCGAGGACCCGGGGTCCCTGGGAGCGGGGTGGCTTCTGTGGTGGGTGATGGTGAGGCTTTCTTCTGGAACAGTCTCTGGCGTCTCCTCAGAGCCGGTGAGTTAGAAGAAACTGATGAGCCTTTCCgacttttctcttgttctctcagCAACCCAGCTGACAAAGCTATGCATAAAATGTTGGAGGAAGTGCCAGAGACGAGGTGGACTCTCTGGTTATGTTAATTTGTACAATCAGATCCTGTTAAAGCAGGAGGGGGCCCAGagatctggcctctgcctccctttGAACCACAGTGggactgaagcacagagagatgtGCAAGAGAGATGCCCCAGGAGCCAGGAGGAGCCTGGCTCCTAACCAGATTCATCACTTAAGAGCTCAGACAGCATCCAGCTTCAACTTCCTCCAAGGGCAAAAAGCTATAAAAAGTCTTTTGAAGAGCAATGGTTCAGTAAAGAGGGCTATTAAGAACGATAGACTGGAAATAAAAGGGATGAAATGAAGATTATCTGGGAAAATATGCCACTTCCTGTTCCATTAGGTATTTCCTGAAAGCGCGGGCTGTCAGCCAGGGCTCGAGAGCACCAACTCCTCTACCACACGGTTTGCACCTCGATGTGCGTTCACTCAGGTGCTGTTGGAGGTAACTTTCCATAGCAACCTTTAAGGTTACTGCGTGCACACTGCATGCCATGTGCTATATGTGCTGTGCTGCACACGTGTTCTCTCTGACCTCGGTCCTTCCAGCAGTCCTTTGAGGGAGTGTTGTCACGCCTGTGTTTGGGATGAGGAAACAGGCGCAAAATGATTTGACCTTGACCCCACAGCTACCAACTGAGAGCTGGGTTCCTGATCTGGGGACGCTGTCACCACGTGGTCTTTTCCATCCAACAACATCGAGGATGTCTTTGTCCTCTCAGGTTAAACAAGGCCCTTGCTTGTCTGGGGTGAATTGTTGCCACTCAGGTAGTAGCAGTTGTCCTTATGGCCTGAGTGTGGTGCTGGCACTTTCTTTTCCTGCATTTGCTAGTCCCTGGGAGGACGATTGACGCCATTGGGCATTCCAGGTCACACAAGTGTTCAGAATCCTGTGGCACAGTTTAGAGAGTGTTAGCAAGGAGGCTGGCTAAGTAGGACAGCTGTGCTGTGTGCCAGTTCCTCTCCTTGGAAGTTCCAAAATGAAGCCACTGTCCCTTCCCCCTGAGCCACTGATTCATAGCTGGACCCTCAGACGCTAAAGGGCCGTTGCCCCTTTGCAGGCTGTTAGAGTGTGCGGTGCCTGAGCGGGGCATGTATGCAGGTCATTTCCAGGCTGCATATTTACTGGCAGAGCCGAGAGTATGGGGTCCTCCTGCCCGGGCTGGTGGTCAGGGGAGCAGTTTGGTGGTCCACTCCTTCAGTGAGCGAAGAGTCCCTGTCCTGGTGGGCTGACAGCTGGGGAGGCAGAAAAGTGTGGTGGAGCTAAATGGGGGCCTGCTGCCAAGGGAAGGGCAGGGACGTGGTCGGGCTGAGAGCCGGAGGATGAGGAGCCCGTCCTGTGATGTGAGGAGGACACAGTGCATGCAGAGGCCCTGAGCCCCCGAGCTGGAGGACGGAGAACAGAGGGCAAGAGAGGAGACATGGCAAGGAATCGAGGGGTCAGATCTGGGAGACAAGACCCCCGAGGAATACGCATGCAAGGGTGGGAGTCTGCTGAAGTGAGGTGAGCCGCAGAAGCGCAAGAGGCGGGTCTCAAGGCGAAGCAGCTACCCCAGAGTGCTCCCTCTGGGCTCACGTCCCCACAAAAAGGCTTCCTCCTCGGATTTGTCACCTTGACTATTTGTGGTCCACTTTGGACAGGATCGAGCTTCCAGAAGTACTTCGTTTTTGCCTGAGGTGTGGGCtcagggaggtggagagagagacggAGGCTGTGCACCCAAGAAGCTAGTCTCAGATGCGCCTCGAAAGCTGCTTCCTGGAGACACTTGAAGTGGAGGCATTCAGCAAGCGTCTGCCTCGGAGACGATTAGTGCTGTACCATGAGTGTCAACAAGGAAGGACCGTTAAGCCCAGATGAGCCTTTTAGATTTTTGCCGGAAGACCAGGTTCCTGTTGATGGAGATGAAATATTTGATGAAAGGGTTACAGGAGTGTTGAAAGCATGAGTTGCGTTTCCATACTTCTAGTTGATCTGGACCAGCAGTTGTCTACCTCAACCCACCTGAGGTACACAACCCAACACACCTGAGGATGCTTTTAGCAAGAGCTCAAATGGATCATCTTCCTTTACCCTCCTCAGAATTCCACAAGGCAGGAATTAcacccattgtacagatgaggcaCCTGGAGCTCAGAGAAAATAAGTGACTCGTCCAAGGCTACAAAGGGAGGAGTTGGGAGTGTTGATTCAAAAGTCTCCCTGTGATCCACTGCGCCCTCTGGAGGCGGATccctcccagcagcccaggccgtGCTCTGAGGGGCCTGCTCTGAGCCACCTACGCCCCTGCGCCCTCCCTACCTCACACCCAGCCCGGGGCCCCAGGCTTCAGCactggaggaggggaagagaggatcTGGGGCTCCTTGGgagtctttttaatttcaggtCTTCTCCTGAGAACAACAGAAAAAACCGTGAGTGCACCCTGGAGACCAGGCCTGCTTTTTGCATGTTTTTCCCTGCTGTGTAATTTCCCACagagctttttttctctccacactACTCCAGGGATGTATTTATAGAGCGCACACATGGCAGGTCCTGCCCTGGGCAGGATGCAAAGTTGAATGGGCAGTGTGCCTGATCTCAGGGCTCTCAGAGATAGGTGGAAATAGTATCAGAAAACAGGCCCTAATACAAATAATAATTGAGATTCGAAGCGAGTGCTGTGGAAACGGACAACTGGATTCGTTACTACTTGGAATGGGAGGAGGCGTGGCTTTCCAGCAGAGATGGCATTTAAGCCAGCGTGAGAATGGCTAGTGTGGAGCATGGCTGATGGGAGATGGGAGGTGACAGAACTGCACGGTGTGATACGGGAATACCTGGGAGTGGGTAAATGGGCTGTGATGGTGGGAAAGGGCTTGGAGGGTGGGAGAGGTTGGGAATTCTCTCAGGGGAGGGTCCAGGTCGCTGTCTACTGATGAGGACATTTCATAACTACTAAGGggtcttttcaaagagccaagaATGAGCACTGGGCATATTAACTTGCTATGAAATGTGCCTCCTAATTGACCAACCCCCCATGCTGTTCACATATTTGTGAGAGAAATATGATTTTACAAATTCACCATGGATTGGGACAAGGAGGGTGGAGGCAAGGTTTTCCCATGTTCACCTGCAGGCAGAGTGGACTGGACGGTGGAAGGGCTTGCACACAGTGCTCCCTAACG is a window encoding:
- the MRPS6 gene encoding mitochondrial ribosomal protein S6, encoding MPRYELALILKAMQRPETAAALKRTIEALLDRGAIVRDLENLGERALPYRISAHSRQHSRGGYFLVDFYAPPTAVESIMEYLSRDIDVIRPNVVKHPLTQEVKECGGIVPVPLEEKLYSMKKRK